The region GGAGAAGCCCCCGGGGAGGACGACCGCGTCGACTCCCCTGAGGTCGGCGTCCGCGTGCCACAGGGCGACGGGCTCGGCGCCCGCCAGCGCGACGGCGCGCGCGGCGTCCTTGTCGTCGAGGGAACCGGGGAAGGTGACGACGCCCACACGGGCTGTCATGAGCACACTCCGAGTCGTTGGTCGGGTCCCTCCCCGCGGCTGCGGGGAGTTTCGGCGAGGAGGCTGGCGGCGCCTGTCCGGCCCCGAGGGGGCACCGCGTCCGCACTTGGCAGCGTACCCGCTCACCTGTGCTCGGGTACGACCCTCACCCCTGTTCCGCGACTCCCGTTCGTACGATTCTCCCGATTCCGGCGGCTCGGAAGGGCCCGCGGGTGTACGACCCGACAGGTGCCGTGGTGTGCGACACAGTGGCGGCGGGGGCGCCGACGGGCCCTCCCGGGACCTCTCAGACCCGGTCCAGGGCCAGCGCGCCGAACTGTGCGGGGACGCCCCCGGCCGCGGCGCCCTCGGGGTCCGCGTCGCAGTTCGCCCGGCGTTTGCGCAGGAGCACGGTGATCCGCGGCTCCCCCTCGAAGGACACCTCGTCCATGAGGCGGCGCATCAACAGAATGCCCCTACCCGATTCTGAGTCCAGTCCGGGTAGGGGCGGCGGGCGTTCCGAGGCGAAACGGGCGGCGAGCGCTTCGGGGTCCGGCGCTCTCCCGGTATGGGAGATGCGGACCTCGCACCAATGCCGGTCGATCTCGGCGTCCACCCGGTAATCGGAGGAGGGACCCCCGTGCTCCACGGCGTTGGCGCAGGCCTCGGAGGAGGCCAGCAGGAAGTCGTCGACACAGTCCCGGCACATTCCGGCCCGGAACAGGAGTGTTCCGAGGATGTCGCGTACGACCGCGACCGTGTACGCCCGCCGCGGCAGGGAGATCGAGAAGACGGCGTCCATGAAATAACACCTCTCGTGCTCCGTCGTCGGTCATGGGCCCGGCACGTCAAGGAACCTTCCCGAGGGCGGCGGACGTAAAACGACCGACGGCGCCCTCATGGGACGCCGCCGGTCTTTACATTGCACATCCGGCGCTGCGGGCACTTCTCGCGCTTTTGGGCGAAGGCCGTTAATCCGGCATGTCCGTCCGCTGCCGTGAAGCGCTGCGCGGTGCCGCGGAGCCGCGCGGGTCAGGAGGCCACGTGGACCCGGAAGTCCTCGATCACGGTGTTGGCGAGCAGGGTCTCGGCCAGGCGGCGGACGTCGGCCAGCTTGGCCTCGTCGACCTCCCCCTCGACCTCGACCTCGAAGCGCTTGCCCTGGCGGACCTGTTCGATCCCCTCGAAACCCAGGCGCGAGCAGGCGCCGGCGATCGCCTGGCCCTGCGGGTCCAGGATCTCGGGCTTGAGCATGACGTCAACAACGACGCGGGCCACAGGGTCCTCCACAAGAGAAATGGGTGTGCCGCCCTCTTCGTCCGCTCCCGGCTCCCCGGCCGGGCGGACGCCTCTCCGTACTGCTCGGAGCGGGCGACGCCAGAGTACGGCACGCGCGGGGGCCGCCGGTGCGGGTGAGTCCTTCGTCACCCCGGGCCCGCCGCGTGGCCGGAACCGGTCGGGGAATACCCGGACCGCCTGCGGGTAGTGGGATCCGGGGATGTTTACCGCAACCTGAACCCCGCAAGCGAGTGTTTCGGTACGTTCGTGACTCGGATCACCACGATTGATGTCATCATTGAGAGCACAAGGTGGCGTCTAACAGGGTGGAAGTGATCGT is a window of Nocardiopsis changdeensis DNA encoding:
- a CDS encoding ATP-binding protein, producing MDAVFSISLPRRAYTVAVVRDILGTLLFRAGMCRDCVDDFLLASSEACANAVEHGGPSSDYRVDAEIDRHWCEVRISHTGRAPDPEALAARFASERPPPLPGLDSESGRGILLMRRLMDEVSFEGEPRITVLLRKRRANCDADPEGAAAGGVPAQFGALALDRV
- the purS gene encoding phosphoribosylformylglycinamidine synthase subunit PurS, coding for MARVVVDVMLKPEILDPQGQAIAGACSRLGFEGIEQVRQGKRFEVEVEGEVDEAKLADVRRLAETLLANTVIEDFRVHVAS